CTAATCGTCACCGTCTACGAGGCGGCGTCCGGTGGCCTCAACGACTTTTCCGAGCATCGTTACGGCGTCGGCGCGCGTTGCATTGCTGAACATATAGCGGAGCCGCTCGTCCGCATCTTCGACGATGAGCACGGCGCGTCGTCCCGCGCGAACGGCACACACGAGCGAAGCGAGATACGACTCGTCTTCAGCGGTAAGTTGCGATCCTTGCGCACGCGCTTCCGGGTCCGGTGTATCCAGCAATCGCTTGAGCACGGCATCGATATCGCGAGGTAGTTCCACGGCGTCCTCCGTCGTAGCCAATATCCCCGCGATGCATAGCTTGCATCGCGGATTTTGGGCTCACCCGTAACCTATATATCGACCGTTGACGGCGCAAGTTGATCACGGTCACCCTGCAGCCAAAGGAGCGCCAGCACCGTTTTGGCATCCGCGATGGCTCCTTCGTGCACCATGCGCTGCGCCTGCTCGAGCGTAAAACGCCCGACCTCGATCCGTTCGTCTTCGTCCAGCGACTGAGCGCCCTGCTGCAGCCGCTCGGCATGAACAAAATGCATCAGCTCGTCGCAAAACCCGGGCGTGGTGAAGAGCGCCCCAAGCGCCCGCATGCTGCCCGCGCTGTATCCCGTCTCCTCGCGCAGCTCGCGGGCCGCCCCCGCGAGCGGGTCCTCGTTTGGCTCGGCGGTTCCGGCCGGGATCTCCCAGAGCGCGCGCCCGGCCGGCCGGCGGTACTGCCGCACCAGCACGATTTCATCGTGTTCGGTCGTAGCGATGATCCCGTATGCCCCGCGATGCTCCACTACCTCGACGGTGTGTTCGGTGCCGTCCGGGTAGAGTAGCCGATCCGCGCGGACGGATATGACGCGCCCTTCGAAGAGCTGTTCGGAGGCTAGGCGGCGCGGAAGCTGTTCGTGCATGGGGCGGTCTTTGACGGAACCCCCGTCCCGCGCCTCGTACTATACGCTTTGTCGTGCAACGTTCATCGATTCTCACCGAAATTGCCTGGCTCGCCTTCTTCTTCGCGATCTTCGTGGTCTGCGTGTATGCCTTCAATATTTTCGTCGTGCCGCATCATTTCAACGACAAGGTCGCGATCGTACTTTCGGCGATCCTCGCCGGGCTTGCGATGATGTACGCGCGCAAGTGGAGCGCACGCGGACGCAGCGGCCGGTAATGCCGTCTCGGCTGGGCGCGCACGCAGACCGCATCGGCGAAGTGCGCGATCTCCTGACCGTGCGCGGCCGGCGCGAGCAGCAGCGGTTTGCATTCGAGGGCGCGACGTTGCTGGACGAAGCGCTGCGCAGCGGCGTCGCCATCGAGTCCATTTACGCGACCGAAGCCAGTTACGAAGCCTCACCCGCGATCGTCGCGCTCGAGCGCGACGGCACGCAGATTTACTTGGTCGACGACCGAACCGCAGCGAAAATCTCCGACCTGCAGACGCCTACCGGCATCGTGGCGGTCGCACCGATCGTGCTGGCCCGGGCGCAAGACCTCTTCGAGGCGCCGGGCCTCGTCCTGATCCTGGCCGATTTGAACGACCCCGGAAATGCCGGGACGCTCCTGCGCTCGGCCGAGGCGTTCGGCGCGACCACGGCCGTCTTCGGACGGTTCGGGGTCGATCCTCACCATCCCAAGGTGGTACGGGGCTCGATGGGGGCCACGTTTCGGCTGCGGCTCTGCGTAGCGGAGGCCCCCGAGGTTTCCGCCGCCGCACGCGCCCGCGGCGCACTCCTGTGGGGCCTGGATGCGAGCGGCGAGCCGTTGCAGCACCAGCGCTTCCCCGAGCGGGCCGGCTTGGTGGTCGGCCACGAACGCCGCGGCTTGGGGGCCTGGGGAGACGTCTGCGACCGTCGGCTGGCCATTCAGATGCGCGGGTCCGGCGAGAGCCTCAACGCCGCCGTAGCGGGCTCGATCGCCCTCTATGCGGCAAGCCTCGCTACCGAGTGACGGCCTGCCTGGTTCGGCGAAAAACCCTCTTTGCTTCGGCTGTCAAGGCAGCCCTATCGGGCCGAAAAGTCAAGACTACCATCGGCCAAAGTCGCATGTTATAGTTACGGCATTCCGAGCGGCTCGACGCCGGACACCTGGCTAGATAGGAGATAGAAGCGCTGTTATGGCACCCTCCGAACTCTTCTGGAAACTCTTCGCCCAAACGGGCTCAGTTAGTGCCTACCTCGCATACCGGCGGATGTATCCCGCCTCACCATCCTAATCACGAAGAAGTCCGTAGCCAGTTTCACGAAGCGCCCGGTATAATGATTACAGACCGGGCGCTTTGCCTTTTCTCTGGAGCCGATGATCAGCGCGCATGAGTGAACTCGCATCCAAACTCGCCGACCTTCAAACCCGCTTTAGCACCGACGTCAACGCGGCTCCCGACGAGGCGGCCCTGGACGGCGTGCGCGTCGCCTTTCTCGGCCGTAGCGGCGAGGTCACCGGGCTGCGCCGCGGCATCGGGCAGTTGCCGCCGAGCGAGCGGCCCAACGCGGGCAAAGAAATCAACGACGTGGTCGAGGCGATGGAGAGCGCACTTGCGATCGCGCAGAGCCGCATCGAGAACCGCGTTTTCGAAGCCGATCTGGCGACGCAGATCGACGTTACCTTTCCCGCAATCGCTCCAGCGGTCGGCTCGCTGCACCCGGTGCGCAACGTCATCCGCCAAGCCGGCGCGTACTTTCGCCGCCACGGCTTCGCGATCGTTACCGGGCCCGAGATCGAACCCGATTACTACACGTTCGACGCGCTGAACATCCCGAGCACGCATCCCGCGCGCGAAGGCTTCGATTCGTTCTTCATCACCGACACGTTGCTGCTGCGGCCGCACACCTCGCCCATGCAAATTCGCACGATGCAGGCGCACAAGCCGCCCGTCGCCATCGTCGCCCCCGGGAAGTGCTACCGTCGCGACGCGGTCGACGCGCGCCATCTCTTTCAGTTCAACCAAATCGAAGGATTGCTCGTCGCCGAAGGCATCCACTTCGGCCACCTCAAGGGAATGCTCACCGGCCTATGCCGTGAATTGCTCGGCCCGGATCAGCGCGTTCGGTTTCGTCCCTCTTTCTTTCCGTTCACCGAACCCAGCGCCGAGGTCGACACGACGTGCCCGAAGTGCAAGGGGCGCTCCGATGCTTGCAACATGTGCGGCGGGTCCGGCTGGATCGAACTCGGCGGCGCCGGAATGGTCCACCCGAATGTCTTGCGCGAAGTCGGCTACGATCCGGACGAAGTCTCGGGTTGGGCCTTCGGCTTCGGCGTGGAACGTTTTGCCCTAACGCGCTTCGAGATCGACGATATCCGTCGCTTCATCGATAGCGATCCCGATTTCCTCGAACAACTCTCATAAGGATAGTATGCGCGTTCCAATCACCTGGCTACGTGAGTATGTCGACCTGCCCTCGGATGCCCAAGCGATTGCGGATCGTTTGGCGATGCTTGGCTTCCCCGTTGACGAGATCTTCGCGCGGCCGACGATCTCCGGCGTCGTCGTCGGCACCATTACTGCGATCGCGAAGCATCCTAACGCCGACCGCCTGCAGGTCTGCACGATCGACGCCGGCGCGCAGCAGCCGCTGACGATCGCCAC
This genomic window from Candidatus Dormiibacterota bacterium contains:
- a CDS encoding NUDIX hydrolase, which encodes MHEQLPRRLASEQLFEGRVISVRADRLLYPDGTEHTVEVVEHRGAYGIIATTEHDEIVLVRQYRRPAGRALWEIPAGTAEPNEDPLAGAARELREETGYSAGSMRALGALFTTPGFCDELMHFVHAERLQQGAQSLDEDERIEVGRFTLEQAQRMVHEGAIADAKTVLALLWLQGDRDQLAPSTVDI
- a CDS encoding phenylalanine--tRNA ligase subunit beta, whose translation is MRVPITWLREYVDLPSDAQAIADRLAMLGFPVDEIFARPTISGVVVGTITAIAKHPNADRLQVCTIDAGAQQPLTIATAATNVAAGQVIPVATIGAQLPHMKIEPRKMRGIDSEGMLCS
- the pheS gene encoding phenylalanine--tRNA ligase subunit alpha, which encodes MSELASKLADLQTRFSTDVNAAPDEAALDGVRVAFLGRSGEVTGLRRGIGQLPPSERPNAGKEINDVVEAMESALAIAQSRIENRVFEADLATQIDVTFPAIAPAVGSLHPVRNVIRQAGAYFRRHGFAIVTGPEIEPDYYTFDALNIPSTHPAREGFDSFFITDTLLLRPHTSPMQIRTMQAHKPPVAIVAPGKCYRRDAVDARHLFQFNQIEGLLVAEGIHFGHLKGMLTGLCRELLGPDQRVRFRPSFFPFTEPSAEVDTTCPKCKGRSDACNMCGGSGWIELGGAGMVHPNVLREVGYDPDEVSGWAFGFGVERFALTRFEIDDIRRFIDSDPDFLEQLS
- a CDS encoding RNA methyltransferase gives rise to the protein MPSRLGAHADRIGEVRDLLTVRGRREQQRFAFEGATLLDEALRSGVAIESIYATEASYEASPAIVALERDGTQIYLVDDRTAAKISDLQTPTGIVAVAPIVLARAQDLFEAPGLVLILADLNDPGNAGTLLRSAEAFGATTAVFGRFGVDPHHPKVVRGSMGATFRLRLCVAEAPEVSAAARARGALLWGLDASGEPLQHQRFPERAGLVVGHERRGLGAWGDVCDRRLAIQMRGSGESLNAAVAGSIALYAASLATE